A genomic segment from Diospyros lotus cultivar Yz01 chromosome 5, ASM1463336v1, whole genome shotgun sequence encodes:
- the LOC127802355 gene encoding cysteine proteinase mucunain-like, giving the protein MATLTISAMAWFIPLCFILSSVAAAAAAAADMSIIAYDQTHPPIRSDADVAAIYEKWLVKHRKAYNALGEKERRFEIFKDNLRFVDEHNAVNRSYKVGLNRFADMTNEEYRSKFLGVRMETKKMLSSAKNDRYSFRAGDRLPESVDWREKGAVSPVKDQGQCGSCWAFSTIGAVEGINKIVTGELISLSEQELVDCDKSYNMGCNGGLMDYGFQFIINNGGIDTEEDYPYRANDGVCDQIRKNAQVVSIDGYEDVPENDENSLKKAVANQPVSVAIEAGGRAFQLYESGVFTGQCGRDLDHGVVAVGYGREGVVDYWIVRNSWGPDWGENGYIRMERNINDKSGKCGIAQMASYPIKSRPNPPKPSPSPPSPVKPPTVCDDYYSCPEGSTCCCVYKFGEFCFGWGCCPLAGATCCDDSSSCCPQEYPICDLDAGTCLMSKDNPLGVKAFKRVPAKLNWGGLYAAGTA; this is encoded by the exons ATGGCGACTCTCACAATCTCTGCTATGGCGTGGTTTATCCCGCTCTGTTTCATCCTCTCCTccgtcgccgccgccgccgccgccgccgccgacaTGTCCATTATCGCCTACGACCAGACGCACCCTCCGATCCGGTCCGACGCCGACGTTGCGGCCATCTACGAGAAGTGGCTCGTGAAGCACCGTAAGGCCTACAATGCCCTCGGCGAGAAGGAGAGACGCTTCGAGATCTTCAAGGACAACCTCAGGTTCGTCGACGAGCACAATGCCGTGAACCGGAGCTACAAGGTTGGGCTGAACCGCTTCGCCGACATGACCAATGAGGAGTACCGCTCGAAGTTTCTCGGCGTTAGGATGGAGACGAAGAAGATGCTGTCCAGTGCGAAGAACGATAGGTACTCGTTTCGCGCCGGTGACCGGTTGCCGGAATCCGTCGATTGGAGAGAGAAGGGCGCCGTGTCTCCCGTTAAGGATCAAGGACAATGCG GGAGTTGCTGGGCATTCTCAACAATCGGTGCCGTGGAGGGGATAAATAAGATCGTAACGGGAGAATTGATCTCTTTGTCAGAGCAGGAGCTGGTGGATTGTGACAAATCTTATAACATGGGTTGCAATGGAGGTCTCATGGACTACGGTTTTCAGTTCATCATCAACAATGGTGGAATTGATACTGAGGAAGATTACCCTTATCGAGCTAATGACGGAGTTTGTGATCAGATTCGG AAAAATGCACAAGTTGTTAGCATTGATGGCTATGAAGATGTTCCAGAAAACGACGAGAATTCATTGAAGAAGGCTGTGGCTAATCAACCAGTTAGTGTTGCTATCGAAGCTGGGGGCAGAGCATTCCAACTTTATGAATCA GGCGTATTCACGGGACAATGTGGAAGAGACCTCGACCATGGAGTTGTTGCTGTTGGGTACGGTAGAGAAGGGGTTGTAGATTATTGGATTGTGAGGAACTCTTGGGGTCCGGATTGGGGAGAGAATGGTTACATCAGGATGGAGCGCAATATCAATGACAAAAGCGGCAAGTGTGGCATTGCACAAATGGCCTCGTACCCCATCAAGAGCAGACCGAACCCTCCCAAGCCGAGCCCATCCCCACCATCCCCGGTCAAACCCCCCACTGTTTGTGACGATTACTACAGCTGCCCAGAAGGCAGCACCTGCTGCTGTGTCTATAAATTCGGCGAGTTCTGCTTTGGCTGGGGTTGCTGCCCCCTGGCAGGTGCTACCTGCTGCGACGACTCCTCCAGCTGCTGCCCACAAGAGTATCCCATCTGTGACCTTGATGCCGGCACCTGCCTAATG AGCAAGGACAACCCATTGGGAGTAAAAGCTTTCAAGCGAGTTCCTGCTAAGCTAAACTGGGGTGGCCTATACGCTGCTGGCACAGCTTGA
- the LOC127802564 gene encoding elicitor-responsive protein 1: protein MSITGIQGHLLEVTVVGCQKLRDTEWISRQDPYVCLQYGSTNFRTRTHTDGGRNPTFQEKFTFPLIEGLRELNINVWNSNSITYDDFIGSGKVHLQKVLSEGYDDSSWSLQTKTGRHAGEVRLILHYANVNKLSTNHSASAQAYLMPSSHQQQVPSYSAPFPASTANLPTAPTYTSAPPHASYPPNSASYPPAPYPQPHPYPHPQPSAYPPPYPSPSAYPPPPYHPPPQPSQYYPPGPYPGYPPPPY from the exons ATGTCGATCACTGGGATTCAAGGTCACCTCCTAGAAGTCACAG TTGTTGGTTGTCAAAAATTGAGGGACACCGAATGGATTTCGAGGCAAGATCCCTACGTTTGCCTCCAATACGGTAGCACCAATTTCCGTACCCGAACACATACAG ACGGAGGGAGAAACCCTACTTTTCAAGAGAAATTCACGTTCCCGTTGATTGAGGGACTGCGGGAACTCAATATTAATGTTTGGAATAGCAATTCCATCACTTACGACGACTTCATTGGCAGCGGAAA GGTTCACTTGCAGAAGGTGCTATCTGAGGGTTACGACGACAGCTCTTGGTCACTACAGACTAAAACTGGCAG GCATGCAGGAGAAGTCAGGCTCATATTGCATTATGCTAACGTCAAT AAGCTCTCGACGAACCATTCTGCATCAGCTCAGGCATATTTAATGCCATCTTCCCACCAACAACAAGTGCCTTCATACTCCGCACCATTTCCGGCATCTACAGCTAATCTGCCAACAGCGCCCACCTACACATCAGCACCACCACACGCTTCATACCCGCCTAATTCAGCATCTTATCCACCGGCGCCTTACCCTCAGCCTCACCCTTATCCTCACCCTCAGCCGTCAGCTTATCCTCCACCGTACCCATCACCGTCGGCATATCCCCCACCGCCATATCATCCACCACCTCAGCCATCACAATATTATCCTCCAG GCCCGTACCCTGGTTATCCTCCGCCACCGTACTGA
- the LOC127801029 gene encoding cyclin-D3-1, with protein sequence MAVQQNEHQQSEHHHQQNHSFLLDALYCEEEEQWEEEEEEEELVQEGLEEERDSCNSSSGRSASFLPLLLLEQDLFWEDEELLSLFSKEQEIHFNLGNGDTASALSLARKEAVEWILKVNGHYGFTVLTAILAINYLDRSLASLHFQTEKPWMIQLAAVTCLSLAAKVEETQVPLLLDLQMETKYAFEAKTIQRMELLVLSTLQWRMNPVTPLSFLDHIIRRLGLKTHLHWEFLRRCERLLLSVVSDSRSVGYLPSVLATATMLHGIHQVEPGNSIQYQNQLLSVLKLNREKVNDCYQLILELSSTSSCFYKEQSNPHKRKHQQVPSSPSGVIDASFGSDSSNEQPLFKKSRAQEKQLHVPSLSRVFVDIVGSPL encoded by the exons ATGGCAGTGCAACAAAATGAGCATCAGCAGTCTGAACACCACCACCAACAGAATCATTCCTTTCTGTTAGATGCTCTGTACTGTGAGGAAGAAGAGCAatgggaggaggaagaagaagaagaagaattagtCCAAGAGGGCTTAGAAGAGGAGAGAGATAGCTGCAACAGCAGCAGTGGAAGAAGcgcttcttttcttcctctgttGTTATTGGAGCAGGACCTGTTTTGGGAAGATGAAGAGCTTCTGTCTCTCTTCTCCAAGGAACAAGAGATTCATTTCAACCTTGGCAATGGTGATACGGCCTCTGCACTCTCTTTGGCTCGCAAAGAAGCTGTGGAATGGATTCTAAAGGTCAATGGCCATTATGGGTTCACAGTTCTCACTGCAATTCTTGCCATCAATTATCTTGATAGGTCTCTTGCCAGCCTCCATTTTCAGACAGAGAAGCCATGGATGATCCAGCTTGCAGCTGTGACCTGCCTTTCTTTGGCAGCCAAAGTTGAAGAAACCCAAGTGCCCCTTCTCTTGGACCTTCAA ATGGAAACCAAGTATGCATTTGAGGCCAAAACCATCCAGAGAATGGAGCTTCTGGTGCTTTCCACTCTCCAATGGAGGATGAATCCAGTGACCCCATTGTCATTTCTTGATCACATTATCAGAAGGCTTGGACTCAAGACTCATCTCCACTGGGAGTTTCTCAGGCGATGTGAGCGCCTCCTCCTCTCCGTTGTCTCTG ATTCTAGATCTGTGGGTTATCTGCCATCGGTATTGGCCACTGCAACAATGCTTCATGGCATCCACCAAGTTGAGCCTGGCAACTCCATTCAATATCAAAACCAGCTTCTCAGTGTTCTTAAGCTCAACAGG GAGAAAGTGAATGATTGTTACCAGCTAATACTGGAGCTTTCAAGCACTAGTAGTTGTTTCTATAAAGAACAAAGCAACCCTCACAAGCGCAAGCACCAGCAAGTTCCAAGCAGCCCAAGTGGTGTAATTGATGCATCTTTCGGCTCTGATAGCTCAAACGAGCAGCCACTCTTCAAGAAGAGCAGAGCCCAAGAAAAGCAGCTGCATGTGCCATCCCTCAGCAGGGTGTTTGTGGACATTGTTGGCAGCCCTCtttag